A single region of the Lycium barbarum isolate Lr01 chromosome 2, ASM1917538v2, whole genome shotgun sequence genome encodes:
- the LOC132620514 gene encoding protein VAPYRIN-like — MDRLISLESSNVVTVRIEPGQKCSGELTLRNVMYTMPVAFRLQPLNKTRYTVRPQSGIISPFTTVKLEIIYHLPPNTVLPESYPHCDDSFLLHSVVAPGVALKGSFDSVPIDWFTNKKKQVFIDSAIKIMFVGSSILCYLVRKGYMDEIRDVLEKSNPKWKAADSVDHEGQTLLHLAIIQARPDVVQLLLEFQPDIEARSRSGSTPLEAATASGEALIVELLLANKASTERTEFSAWGPIHLAAGNGHMEVLKLVILKGANVNSLAKDGNTALHLAVKEGRRDCARLLLANGARADIQSAGHGDSPLHIAVGSGDEQMVRLLLHKGAEKNIRNKYGKTAYDVAAEHGYTTLFDALRLGDSLCVAARKGDVRNIQRLIENRVSINGRDQHGWSALHRASFKGKIDAVRALMDMGIDKDARDEDGYTALHCAVEAGHVDVAEMLVKKGVDIAARTNKGVTALQIAESLHYSGLTRILIQGGAEREGTRIATHKPLSKLAAREMEVGTIKKKTSSKARVRRSSFDRAVTLSVV, encoded by the coding sequence ATGGATAGACTGATAAGCTTAGAGTCATCGAACGTGGTGACAGTAAGAATTGAACCAGGACAAAAGTGTTCCGGTGAGTTAACTCTCCGGAATGTCATGTACACCATGCCTGTGGCATTCCGGTTGCAGCCACTTAACAAGACTCGTTATACAGTCCGTCCACAATCTGGTATTATCTCACCATTCACAACTGTCAAATTGGAGATCATTTACCATCTTCCTCCTAATACTGTCCTCCCTGAGTCATATCCTCATTGCGATGACTCGTTTCTTTTGCATAGTGTCGTGGCGCCTGGGGTGGCTTTGAAAGGCTCTTTTGACTCTGTTCCGATCGATTGGTTCACTAACAAGAAGAAGCAAGTATTCATTGATAGTGCTATTAAGATCATGTTTGTTGGTTCTTCTATACTGTGTTATCTTGTCAGGAAAGGTTATATGGATGAAATCAGAGATGTGCTGGAGAAGAGTAACCCGAAATGGAAGGCGGCTGATTCGGTTGATCATGAAGGTCAAACATTGCTTCACTTAGCCATTATCCAAGCCCGGCCTGATGTTGTTCAATTGCTCCTCGAATTCCAGCCTGATATAGAAGCTCGTAGCCGGTCTGGTTCAACCCCACTTGAGGCAGCAACAGCTTCTGGCGAAGCCTTAATCGTTGAACTTCTGTTAGCAAACAAAGCAAGTACAGAGAGAACAGAGTTCTCAGCTTGGGGACCTATACATCTAGCTGCTGGAAATGGTCATATGGAGGTGCTAAAACTTGTTATTCTAAAAGGGGCAAATGTTAATTCTCTTGCGAAAGATGGGAACACAGCTTTACACCTTGCTGTTAAAGAAGGAAGGCGAGATTGTGCTCGGCTTTTGTTGGCGAACGGGGCCAGAGCTGATATCCAAAGCGCTGGCCATGGTGATAGCCCTTTGCATATTGCTGTAGGATCCGGAGACGAGCAGATGGTTCGTCTTTTGCTTCACAAGGGAGCTGAGAAGAACATCCGTAACAAGTACGGGAAGACCGCGTATGATGTTGCTGCTGAACATGGCTACACTACGCTTTTCGATGCCCTTCGTTTAGGAGACAGCCTGTGTGTTGCAGCCCGTAAAGGAGATGTAAGAAATATCCAGAGGCTGATTGAGAACAGAGTGAGCATCAATGGCCGGGACCAACACGGATGGAGTGCATTGCACCGTGCATCCTTCAAGGGGAAAATAGACGCGGTTCGTGCATTAATGGACATGGGAATTGACAAGGATGCAAGGGATGAAGATGGCTATACCGCCTTGCATTGTGCGGTGGAGGCTGGCCATGTTGACGTGGCTGAGATGCTTGTAAAGAAAGGCGTAGATATTGCAGCAAGGACTAATAAGGGAGTTACTGCATTGCAAATCGCCGAGTCATTGCACTACTCTGGGCTAACCAGGATACTCATCCAAGGTGGTGCAGAAAGAGAAGGAACTAGGATAGCAACACATAAACCGCTTAGCAAACTGGCTGCTAGAGAAATGGAGGTGGGTACGATCAAGAAAAAAACTAGTAGTAAAGCGAGAGTTCGTCGGAGTAGCTTTGATAGAGCTGTCACATTGTCTGTGGTGTGA